One genomic segment of Dysosmobacter sp. Marseille-Q4140 includes these proteins:
- a CDS encoding methyltransferase domain-containing protein has product MSLFCCPLCAAPLERTEHTYRCPAGHSFDISREGYVHLLPPNQKHSAAPGDDKAMAAARREFLSKEYYRPLLNTLCSQILSLSGEAPRILDAGCGEGYYTAGIYAALTAAGRQPVMAGTDISKFILRYAARRCREIEFAVASSYRLPLADESVDLLLNCFSPLALEEFRRVLRPGGCFLYVVPAADHLWQLKEVLYDRPYPNEEKETPYEGFTYRAIVPAEDTIHLPCPADIQALYHMTPYCWKTPKEGAERLAQLEKLDCRIAFRIHIFQKKEDSL; this is encoded by the coding sequence ATGAGCCTGTTCTGCTGTCCCCTCTGCGCCGCGCCTCTGGAGCGGACGGAACACACCTACCGCTGCCCGGCAGGCCACAGCTTCGACATCTCCAGGGAGGGCTACGTCCACCTGCTGCCCCCCAACCAAAAGCACTCGGCCGCTCCCGGAGACGACAAGGCCATGGCCGCTGCCCGGCGGGAATTCCTCTCCAAAGAGTATTACAGGCCGCTGCTTAATACGCTTTGTAGTCAGATTTTGTCCCTTTCCGGCGAAGCACCCCGGATTTTGGACGCCGGCTGCGGCGAAGGGTATTACACCGCCGGCATCTATGCGGCCCTGACCGCCGCCGGAAGGCAACCGGTCATGGCGGGCACCGACATCTCCAAGTTCATCCTCCGCTACGCCGCCCGCCGGTGCCGGGAGATCGAGTTCGCCGTGGCCTCGTCCTACCGCCTGCCCCTGGCGGACGAGAGTGTGGACCTGCTGCTGAACTGCTTCTCCCCTCTGGCCCTGGAGGAGTTCCGGCGGGTATTGCGGCCCGGCGGCTGCTTTCTCTATGTGGTGCCTGCGGCGGACCACCTGTGGCAGCTCAAGGAGGTCCTCTACGACCGTCCCTACCCCAACGAGGAGAAGGAGACGCCCTATGAGGGTTTCACCTACCGCGCCATCGTGCCGGCGGAGGATACCATCCACCTGCCCTGCCCGGCGGACATCCAGGCCCTGTACCACATGACCCCCTACTGCTGGAAAACCCCGAAGGAGGGAGCGGAGCGGCTTGCGCAGCTGGAGAAGCTGGACTGCCGCATCGCCTTCCGCATCCATATCTTCCAAAAAAAGGAGGACTCCCTATGA
- a CDS encoding cysteine hydrolase, which produces MNANPTRSALILIDMENGFVEPEGGHCIRFAKSTVPACVRAVETAREKGIPVFFVKRIYRADGSDVELTRYAGWVAGGRACGPASTGPNSAQAPEGLRPRPGDYTIWKPRWSAFFHTELDLILRRLDIRTVILAGTTTPNCVRTTCYDAIALEYNTVVLTDCCSSQTEEIQRVNLEDMGRAGAILMDSAAFRDFAPDTVPDTSAAIRAAMEGEDIIPEPFAEGPDGVYWPDRW; this is translated from the coding sequence ATGAACGCCAATCCCACCCGTTCGGCCCTGATCCTCATTGACATGGAAAACGGCTTCGTGGAGCCGGAGGGCGGCCACTGCATCCGCTTTGCCAAGTCCACGGTGCCCGCCTGCGTGCGGGCGGTGGAGACCGCCCGTGAAAAGGGCATCCCGGTGTTCTTCGTCAAGCGCATCTACCGCGCCGACGGCAGCGATGTGGAGCTGACCCGGTATGCCGGGTGGGTGGCAGGCGGACGGGCCTGCGGTCCCGCCTCCACCGGTCCCAACAGCGCCCAAGCGCCGGAGGGCCTGCGGCCCCGGCCCGGAGACTACACCATCTGGAAGCCCCGGTGGAGCGCCTTTTTCCACACAGAGCTGGACCTGATCTTGCGGCGGCTGGACATCCGGACCGTGATCCTGGCGGGCACTACCACCCCCAACTGCGTCCGCACCACCTGCTACGACGCCATCGCCCTGGAGTACAACACCGTGGTACTGACGGACTGCTGCTCCTCCCAGACCGAGGAGATCCAGCGGGTGAACCTGGAGGACATGGGCCGGGCCGGCGCCATCCTGATGGACAGCGCCGCCTTCCGGGACTTTGCACCCGACACGGTGCCGGACACCTCCGCCGCTATCCGGGCGGCCATGGAGGGCGAGGACATCATCCCCGAGCCCTTTGCAGAGGGCCCCGACGGCGTATACTGGCCGGACCGGTGGTAA